From a region of the Actinomadura luzonensis genome:
- a CDS encoding serine/threonine-protein kinase, whose product MSKLGKVGPYTLVERLGRGGMGEVYLATTRRGERIALKVLHDLTEDQTSRVRLEREVRALRRVESPYVAKVLDADLNCARPYLVMEHIEGATLLEKVRQDGPLDVADLVEMAQGIAAALAIIHAAGVVHRDLKPGNIIMSARGPVLIDFGIAQVLDATRLTMTGTFLGTPGYTAPEIFADEQVDSPADVHAWAATVAFAATGRPTFGRGTAEAQMYAVLNGQADLKGVPVELLPLVRAALNREPGKRPTAALLADRLSRLVKATSAPEAEPGADAPEEASARGRSPEEGTARGEAKSARGRPNPTGADSKVPPPRRTGSDRTRATTDGKAGQVRGRAAADGTAAARGRTAADGTAAARGRAAADGAAGAARGRAAADGAAGAARGRTAGDGAAARGRVPTDGARPGAAFPRTGPRRAGARPPTAAARGRTRTGADGARRAAGWTAPRRAPARARTEGARAARTAADGKASNPRGRIAAPRARAAAAVRTRAAAARPQVRRKSDGPTTLPAGNGALLLLAVLAVPCVVTSVIWPIASIAITAVFVLLTRTLWMNHWMVRNRTSPRARVALRVLLFPLALVGAAATAVVWPGVPVAVASGGALWVTGGGQIDTDWWQQPAPVTVAGVVFGMLCGGITGREIERIGGRLPELRREGLRALAVLGGFVALCAAAVRAIALLL is encoded by the coding sequence GTGAGCAAGCTCGGCAAGGTCGGGCCGTACACCTTGGTCGAGCGGCTCGGCCGGGGCGGCATGGGCGAGGTCTACCTCGCGACCACCCGCCGGGGCGAGCGCATCGCACTGAAGGTCCTCCACGACCTCACCGAGGACCAGACCTCGCGCGTCCGGCTGGAGCGCGAGGTCAGGGCGCTGCGCAGGGTCGAGAGCCCGTACGTGGCCAAGGTGCTGGACGCCGACCTCAACTGCGCGCGGCCGTACCTGGTGATGGAGCACATCGAGGGCGCCACGCTGCTGGAGAAGGTGCGCCAGGACGGGCCGCTCGACGTCGCCGACCTGGTCGAGATGGCGCAGGGCATCGCGGCCGCGCTGGCGATCATCCACGCGGCCGGGGTGGTGCACCGCGACCTGAAGCCCGGCAACATCATCATGTCGGCGCGGGGGCCGGTGCTCATCGACTTCGGCATCGCCCAGGTGCTGGACGCGACCCGGCTGACCATGACCGGCACGTTCCTCGGCACGCCCGGCTACACCGCGCCGGAGATCTTCGCCGACGAGCAGGTCGACTCGCCCGCCGACGTGCACGCCTGGGCGGCGACGGTCGCGTTCGCCGCGACCGGGCGGCCGACGTTCGGGCGCGGGACGGCCGAGGCGCAGATGTACGCGGTGCTGAACGGGCAGGCCGACCTCAAGGGCGTGCCGGTCGAGCTGCTGCCGCTGGTGCGCGCGGCACTCAACCGCGAGCCCGGCAAACGGCCCACCGCCGCGCTGCTGGCCGACCGGCTGTCGCGGCTGGTCAAGGCCACCAGCGCGCCGGAGGCCGAGCCGGGGGCCGACGCTCCCGAGGAGGCGTCGGCCCGGGGCAGGAGCCCGGAGGAGGGCACGGCCCGGGGCGAGGCCAAGTCGGCGCGCGGGCGGCCCAACCCGACGGGGGCCGACAGCAAGGTGCCGCCGCCGCGCCGTACCGGGAGCGATCGGACGCGCGCCACGACGGACGGCAAGGCCGGTCAGGTCCGTGGCCGTGCCGCGGCCGACGGAACCGCCGCCGCCCGCGGCCGGACGGCGGCTGACGGAACCGCGGCCGCTCGTGGTCGTGCCGCGGCCGACGGGGCGGCGGGCGCCGCTCGTGGTCGTGCCGCTGCTGACGGGGCGGCGGGCGCCGCTCGCGGCCGGACGGCCGGCGACGGGGCCGCCGCCAGAGGACGCGTTCCCACGGACGGGGCGCGGCCCGGGGCCGCGTTCCCACGGACGGGGCCGCGGCGCGCGGGCGCCCGGCCGCCGACGGCCGCCGCGCGCGGCAGGACCAGGACGGGCGCGGACGGCGCGCGGCGCGCAGCAGGATGGACGGCGCCCCGGCGCGCACCCGCGCGGGCGCGGACGGAAGGTGCCCGCGCCGCCCGGACCGCCGCCGACGGCAAGGCCAGCAACCCGCGCGGCAGGATCGCCGCGCCCCGCGCCCGCGCCGCCGCGGCGGTCCGCACGCGGGCGGCGGCGGCCCGGCCGCAGGTCAGACGCAAGTCCGACGGGCCCACCACGCTGCCCGCGGGCAACGGCGCGCTGCTGCTGCTCGCCGTGCTGGCCGTGCCGTGCGTGGTGACCTCGGTGATCTGGCCGATCGCCTCCATCGCGATCACGGCCGTCTTCGTGCTGCTGACCAGGACGTTGTGGATGAACCACTGGATGGTCAGGAACCGCACCTCGCCCCGTGCCCGGGTGGCGCTGCGGGTGTTGTTGTTCCCGTTGGCGCTGGTGGGCGCGGCGGCGACCGCCGTGGTGTGGCCGGGCGTGCCCGTCGCGGTGGCGTCGGGCGGCGCGCTCTGGGTGACCGGCGGCGGTCAGATCGACACCGACTGGTGGCAGCAGCCGGCGCCCGTCACGGTGGCGGGCGTGGTGTTCGGCATGTTGTGCGGCGGCATCACCGGGCGCGAGATCGAGCGGATCGGCGGCCGGCTGCCCGAGCTGCGCAGGGAAGGGCTGCGGGCGCTGGCGGTGCTGGGCGGGTTCGTCGCCCTGTGCGCGGC
- a CDS encoding glutamate-5-semialdehyde dehydrogenase, giving the protein MSEEFLKVARAAREAAAELAPLPRAPKDRALRAVADALVAHAAGIVTANAEDVERARAQGTSEAMIDRLRLDEDRIGKIADAVREVADLPDPVGEVVRGGTLPNGLELRQLRVPLGVIGIIYEGRPNVTVDAAALCLKSGNAVLLRGSSSAYSSNTALVRVMQEALAGTEVPAGAVQLVPGQTRDSVKELMRARGLVDVLIPRGGASLINSVVEESTVPVIETGVGNCHVYVDAEADLDLAVRILVNAKAQRPSVCNAAETFLVHRDVADAFVPKALRALAEAGVTVHGDAAIAAYDAAVVPATEDDFAAEYLSLDIAAAVVGSLEEAVAHIRRYGSAHTDAIVTRSQRAARRFVALVDSAAVAVNASTRFTDGGEFGFGAEIGISTQKLHARGPMGLPELTSTKWVYTGEGHLRTSEGTVVAG; this is encoded by the coding sequence ATGTCCGAGGAGTTCCTGAAGGTCGCCCGCGCGGCACGAGAGGCCGCCGCCGAGCTGGCCCCGCTGCCGCGGGCGCCGAAGGACCGGGCGTTGCGCGCCGTCGCCGACGCGCTGGTCGCCCACGCCGCCGGGATCGTCACGGCCAACGCCGAGGACGTCGAGCGGGCCAGGGCGCAGGGCACCTCCGAAGCCATGATCGACCGGCTGCGGCTCGACGAGGACCGCATCGGCAAGATCGCCGACGCGGTGCGCGAGGTAGCCGACCTGCCCGACCCGGTCGGCGAGGTCGTGCGCGGCGGCACCCTGCCCAACGGCCTGGAGCTGCGCCAGCTCCGCGTGCCGCTCGGCGTCATCGGCATCATCTACGAGGGCCGCCCCAACGTCACGGTCGACGCCGCCGCGCTCTGCCTCAAGAGCGGCAACGCGGTGCTGCTGCGCGGCTCCTCCAGCGCCTACTCCTCCAACACTGCGCTGGTCCGCGTCATGCAGGAGGCGCTGGCGGGCACCGAGGTGCCGGCCGGCGCGGTGCAGCTCGTGCCCGGCCAGACCCGCGACTCGGTCAAGGAGCTGATGCGCGCCCGCGGCCTGGTCGACGTGCTGATCCCGCGCGGCGGCGCGTCTCTGATCAACTCCGTGGTCGAGGAGTCCACCGTGCCGGTCATCGAGACCGGCGTCGGCAACTGCCACGTCTACGTCGACGCCGAGGCCGACCTCGACCTCGCCGTGCGGATCCTGGTCAACGCCAAGGCGCAGCGGCCGTCGGTGTGCAACGCGGCCGAGACGTTCCTCGTGCACCGCGACGTCGCGGACGCGTTCGTGCCGAAGGCGCTGCGGGCGCTGGCCGAGGCCGGCGTGACCGTGCACGGCGACGCGGCGATCGCCGCCTACGACGCCGCCGTCGTGCCCGCCACCGAGGACGACTTCGCCGCCGAGTACCTCTCCCTGGACATCGCCGCGGCCGTCGTCGGCTCCCTGGAGGAGGCGGTGGCGCACATCCGGCGCTACGGCTCGGCGCACACCGACGCGATCGTCACCCGCTCGCAGCGGGCCGCCCGGCGGTTCGTGGCGCTGGTCGACTCGGCGGCGGTGGCGGTCAACGCCTCGACGCGGTTCACCGACGGGGGCGAGTTCGGGTTCGGCGCGGAGATCGGCATCTCCACCCAGAAACTGCACGCGCGCGGCCCGATGGGGCTGCCCGAACTGACCTCCACGAAGTGGGTTTACACCGGCGAAGGGCATTTGCGCACGTCGGAAGGCACAGTGGTGGCCGGCTGA
- the proB gene encoding glutamate 5-kinase, which produces MREQISSASKVVVKVGSSSLTTPQGTIDVDRVDALVDVLAARRLAGSQIVLVSSGAIAAGLGPLGLSARPRDLATQQAAASVGQGVLVARYTSSFARYGLRVGQVLLTADDMMRRAHHVNAQRTLTRLLELGIVPIVNENDTVATDEIRFGDNDRLAALVSHLIRADALVLLSDVDALYDGPPSRGGARRLAEIRGPEDLAGVELGRNGASVGTGGMVTKVQAARIATGAGVPVVLTAAAHAAQALSGADVGTFFHPGGRHPGTRLLWLAHATTGRGRLHLDQGAVEAIVARRKSLLPAGVTSVEGEFAAGDPVDLCDPRGDLVARGLVNFDAAEIPGLLGRSTKELASALGPEYERELIHRDDIVILEAHA; this is translated from the coding sequence GTGCGGGAACAGATCAGCTCGGCGTCCAAGGTCGTGGTCAAGGTCGGCTCCTCCTCGCTCACCACCCCCCAGGGCACGATCGACGTCGACCGGGTCGACGCCCTGGTGGACGTGCTGGCGGCGCGGCGCCTGGCCGGATCGCAGATCGTCCTGGTCTCCTCCGGGGCCATCGCGGCGGGCCTCGGCCCGCTGGGGCTGAGCGCGCGACCGCGCGACCTGGCCACCCAGCAGGCCGCCGCCTCCGTCGGCCAGGGCGTGCTGGTGGCCCGCTACACCTCCTCCTTCGCCCGTTACGGGCTGCGCGTCGGCCAGGTCCTGCTGACCGCCGACGACATGATGCGCCGCGCCCACCACGTCAACGCCCAGCGCACCCTCACCCGGCTGCTGGAGCTCGGCATCGTCCCCATCGTCAACGAGAACGACACGGTGGCCACCGACGAGATCCGCTTCGGCGACAACGACCGGCTGGCCGCGCTGGTGTCCCACCTCATCCGGGCCGACGCGCTGGTGCTGCTGTCGGACGTCGACGCGCTCTACGACGGCCCGCCGAGCCGGGGCGGCGCCCGCCGGCTGGCCGAGATCCGCGGCCCCGAGGACCTCGCGGGCGTCGAGCTGGGCAGGAACGGCGCCTCCGTCGGCACCGGCGGCATGGTGACCAAGGTGCAGGCCGCCAGGATCGCGACCGGCGCGGGCGTCCCCGTGGTGCTCACCGCCGCCGCCCACGCGGCCCAGGCGCTGAGCGGGGCCGACGTCGGCACGTTCTTCCACCCGGGCGGCCGGCATCCCGGCACCCGCCTGCTGTGGCTCGCGCACGCCACCACCGGGCGCGGGCGGCTGCACCTCGACCAGGGCGCCGTGGAGGCCATCGTGGCGCGGCGCAAGTCGTTGCTGCCGGCCGGGGTGACCTCGGTGGAGGGCGAGTTCGCCGCGGGCGACCCGGTCGACCTCTGCGATCCGCGCGGCGACCTGGTGGCGCGCGGGCTGGTCAACTTCGACGCGGCCGAGATCCCCGGCCTGCTCGGCCGCTCCACCAAGGAGCTGGCGAGCGCGCTCGGTCCGGAATATGAACGCGAGCTGATCCACCGCGACGACATCGTCATACTGGAAGCCCACGCCTAG
- a CDS encoding SDR family oxidoreductase — protein MSERLYVVTGAASGIGAATAGLLAAGGARVIRCDVRDADVLADLGEQAGRDRLAEQVAELSGGRVDGVVAVAGVGLSSPLTVRLNFFGTLATLEGLRPLLAAAEQPRAVAVSSLSALVAADDRIVDACLALDEAGAAEAAEAASAAGRGRIVYPSSKLALNRWLRRAAVGPAWAGAGIPLNAVAPGVVDTATARRTLLADPATAELVAATMPQPLGFPGPVAGVASLLAWTVSAGNSFVTGQILYADGGAEAALNP, from the coding sequence ATGAGCGAACGCCTCTATGTCGTGACCGGTGCCGCTTCCGGCATCGGCGCGGCCACCGCCGGCCTGCTCGCCGCCGGCGGCGCCCGCGTCATCCGCTGCGACGTGCGCGACGCCGACGTGCTCGCCGACCTCGGCGAACAGGCCGGCCGCGACCGGCTCGCCGAGCAGGTGGCCGAGCTGTCCGGCGGCCGGGTGGACGGCGTGGTCGCCGTCGCCGGGGTGGGCCTCTCCTCGCCGCTCACCGTACGGCTCAACTTCTTCGGCACGCTCGCCACGCTGGAGGGCCTGCGCCCGCTCCTCGCCGCCGCCGAGCAGCCCCGCGCGGTCGCGGTGTCGTCCCTGAGCGCCCTCGTGGCCGCCGACGACCGCATCGTGGACGCCTGCCTGGCCCTGGACGAGGCGGGCGCCGCCGAGGCCGCCGAGGCGGCCTCGGCCGCGGGACGGGGCCGCATCGTCTACCCCTCCAGCAAGCTGGCGCTCAACCGCTGGCTCCGCCGCGCCGCCGTCGGCCCGGCGTGGGCGGGCGCCGGCATCCCGCTGAACGCCGTCGCCCCCGGCGTCGTGGACACCGCGACCGCCCGCCGCACGCTCCTCGCCGACCCGGCGACCGCCGAGCTCGTCGCCGCCACCATGCCGCAGCCGCTCGGCTTCCCGGGGCCGGTCGCCGGGGTCGCCTCGCTGCTGGCCTGGACGGTGAGCGCCGGCAACTCGTTCGTGACCGGCCAGATCCTGTACGCCGACGGCGGCGCCGAGGCCGCGTTGAACCCCTGA
- the obgE gene encoding GTPase ObgE, whose protein sequence is MPDFVDQVVLHIKAGDGGNGCASIHREKFKPLGGPDGGNGGRGGDVILEVDPNTATLLDYHRRPHRRAENGKQGQGSNRDGANGDDVILPVPNGTVVKDAATGEVLVDLVGAGTRYVIAEGGHGGLGNAALATTRRKAPGFALLGEPGDGLDVMLELKSVADVALVGFPSAGKSSLIAALSAAKPKIADYPFTTLVPNLGVVTAGETVFTVADVPGLIPGASEGKGLGHEFLRHVERCDMLAHVIDCATMEPGRDPVSDYEVIEAELAAYGKLEDRPRIVVLNKADVPDARELAELVTPEFAERGLQVFTVSAATHDGLRELTYAMGEWVAAARANKPVEEPTRLVIRPKQLGDAGFKVRRVNDNLFQVTGEKPERWIRQTDFTNDEAVGYLADRLERLGVEEALAKAGASAGAEVVIGPMEGGYVFDWQPTLNAEATRQGPRGTDNRLG, encoded by the coding sequence ATGCCGGACTTTGTGGACCAGGTGGTCCTGCACATCAAGGCCGGTGACGGGGGGAACGGGTGTGCCTCCATCCACCGGGAGAAGTTCAAGCCGCTCGGCGGCCCGGACGGGGGCAACGGCGGGCGCGGCGGCGATGTGATCCTGGAGGTCGACCCGAACACCGCGACCCTGCTCGACTACCACCGCCGCCCCCACCGCAGGGCGGAGAACGGCAAGCAGGGGCAGGGCTCCAACCGTGACGGCGCCAACGGCGACGACGTGATCCTGCCGGTGCCCAACGGCACCGTGGTCAAGGACGCCGCCACCGGCGAGGTGCTGGTGGACCTGGTCGGCGCCGGCACCCGGTACGTGATCGCCGAGGGCGGCCACGGCGGGCTCGGCAACGCGGCGCTGGCCACGACCAGGCGCAAGGCGCCGGGGTTCGCGCTGCTCGGCGAGCCGGGCGACGGGCTCGACGTGATGCTGGAGCTGAAGAGCGTCGCGGACGTGGCGCTGGTCGGCTTCCCGAGCGCGGGCAAGTCGTCGCTGATCGCGGCGCTGAGCGCGGCCAAGCCGAAGATCGCCGACTACCCGTTCACGACGCTGGTCCCTAACCTGGGCGTGGTGACCGCGGGCGAGACCGTCTTCACCGTGGCCGACGTGCCGGGGCTGATCCCGGGCGCGTCGGAGGGCAAGGGGCTCGGGCACGAGTTCCTGCGGCACGTGGAGCGCTGCGACATGCTCGCGCACGTGATCGACTGCGCCACGATGGAGCCGGGACGCGACCCGGTCAGCGACTACGAGGTGATCGAGGCCGAGCTGGCCGCGTACGGGAAGCTGGAGGACCGGCCGCGCATCGTCGTGCTCAACAAGGCGGACGTGCCGGACGCGCGGGAGCTGGCCGAGCTGGTGACGCCGGAGTTCGCCGAGCGCGGGCTGCAGGTCTTCACGGTGTCGGCGGCCACGCACGACGGGCTGCGGGAGCTGACGTACGCGATGGGCGAGTGGGTCGCGGCGGCGCGGGCCAACAAGCCGGTCGAGGAGCCGACGCGGCTGGTCATCCGGCCCAAGCAGCTCGGCGACGCCGGGTTCAAGGTGCGGCGGGTCAACGACAACCTGTTCCAGGTCACCGGCGAGAAGCCCGAGCGGTGGATCCGGCAGACCGACTTCACCAACGACGAGGCCGTCGGCTACCTCGCCGACCGGCTGGAGCGGCTGGGCGTGGAGGAGGCGCTGGCCAAGGCCGGGGCGAGCGCGGGCGCCGAGGTGGTCATCGGGCCGATGGAGGGCGGCTACGTCTTCGACTGGCAGCCCACGCTGAACGCCGAGGCGACCCGGCAGGGCCCGCGCGGCACCGACAACCGTCTCGGCTGA
- the rpmA gene encoding 50S ribosomal protein L27, with protein sequence MAHKKGASSTRNGRDSNAQRLGVKRFGGQLVNAGEIIVRQRGTHFHPGDNVGRGGDDTLFALAAGHVQFGVKRGRRAVSIVPVAE encoded by the coding sequence ATGGCACACAAGAAGGGCGCGTCGTCCACCCGGAACGGCCGTGACTCCAACGCTCAGCGCCTGGGCGTCAAGCGCTTCGGCGGCCAGCTGGTGAACGCGGGCGAGATCATCGTCCGTCAGCGTGGCACCCACTTCCACCCCGGCGACAACGTCGGCCGTGGTGGCGACGACACGCTGTTCGCGCTGGCCGCGGGTCACGTGCAGTTCGGCGTCAAGCGCGGCCGTAGGGCCGTGAGCATCGTCCCCGTCGCGGAGTAG
- the rplU gene encoding 50S ribosomal protein L21, translating into MYAIVRCGGRQQKVSVGDVLEVDKVAGEVGSSVSLPTVLVVDDGDVTTEAGKFTVSAEILGETKGPKIRILKYKNKTGYKKRQGHRQRYTQVKITGIDQA; encoded by the coding sequence GTGTACGCGATCGTTCGTTGCGGCGGCAGGCAGCAGAAGGTCTCCGTCGGTGACGTCCTCGAGGTGGACAAGGTCGCCGGCGAGGTCGGCTCTTCGGTTTCGCTGCCGACGGTGCTCGTCGTCGACGATGGCGACGTGACCACCGAGGCGGGCAAGTTCACGGTCAGCGCCGAGATCCTCGGCGAGACCAAGGGCCCGAAGATCCGGATTCTCAAGTACAAGAACAAGACCGGTTACAAGAAGCGCCAGGGTCACCGCCAGCGGTACACCCAGGTGAAGATCACCGGCATCGACCAGGCCTGA
- a CDS encoding Rne/Rng family ribonuclease: MGAGPAAEAAEVAAPKRRTRTRKKAAEDEAPTAAPTAAEAAAQAPGQAGAELAGHAAEAAAQSGGEPAAQAGAEPGAEAGAAGSGRGTRARTTRTRATTTRSRRATAAQAAGDETAESTQEAASGQAGAVTAAASGAGAGGAQAAASGGGVEGVRGSGGDVEGVRGSGGGVEGVRRSGGDVEGVGGAGAGTGQGVGGSAAQGVAGSAAQGLSGGAGQGGAEGTAQGVGEDADADADADEDEDEDIIEILPEDEPLDDEPAGEDLDEEPVRPSLLADPFGLSARRDDGPGTAFQRPAAIFAPLFQAPDPSQAKPAATRRPEPPQPVEPEEVEDLVEAEAEAEESVVEDEADADTGEENEEEEGGSRRRRRRRGGRGRGKARERGEGEDGEETDEESEDEPAEEPAAQDDESSTSRRRRRRRRRGTEEGAEPVGDDPPNTVVRIRAPRSGRTGALETATDGVQSVRGSTRLEAKKQRRREGRELGRRRPPIITESEFLARRESVDRMMVVRRQGDRTQIAVLEDGVLVEHYVNREASQSYVGNVYLGKVQNVLPSMEAAFVDIGKGRNAVLYAGEVNFDTAGMEGQPKRIESALKSGQSVLVQVTKDPIGHKGARLTSQISLPGRYLVYVPDGSMTGISRKLPDKERTRLKAILKKVMPENAGVIVRTAAEGASEDELARDVARLSAQWESIQKKAKSASPPELLSAEPDLTIRVVRDVFNEDFTNLVVQGGDAWDTVDDYVKYVAPHLADRLSRWDDGEEGDVFAAYRIDEQLAKALDRKVWLPSGGSLVIDRTEAMTVVDVNTGKFTGQGGNLEETVTRNNLEAAEEIVRQLRLRDIGGIIVIDFIDMVLESNRDLVLRRLLECLARDRTKHQVAEVTSLGLVQMTRKRVGQGLLEAFSTACDCCNGRGLIVSTEPVEAKPEPRGTQGKMAVEKAVSDKVSAAKDSAKRDTVTGALDDVPAEDDQAGQTSGRGRRRSRRAKSAD; encoded by the coding sequence GTGGGCGCTGGTCCCGCTGCGGAGGCCGCCGAGGTGGCCGCGCCGAAGCGGCGTACCAGGACGCGTAAGAAGGCCGCCGAGGACGAGGCGCCCACGGCGGCTCCGACGGCCGCTGAGGCGGCCGCTCAGGCTCCGGGACAGGCTGGTGCGGAGCTTGCCGGGCACGCCGCCGAGGCCGCCGCACAGAGCGGTGGAGAGCCTGCCGCGCAGGCCGGTGCGGAGCCGGGCGCCGAGGCCGGGGCGGCCGGGAGCGGTCGTGGCACGCGGGCCAGGACGACGCGGACCCGCGCCACGACGACCCGGAGCCGCCGCGCCACCGCCGCGCAGGCGGCCGGCGACGAGACGGCCGAAAGCACGCAGGAAGCCGCATCCGGCCAGGCCGGTGCCGTGACGGCGGCCGCCTCCGGCGCCGGTGCCGGAGGGGCGCAGGCCGCTGCCTCAGGCGGCGGCGTCGAGGGCGTCCGGGGATCCGGCGGCGACGTCGAGGGCGTCCGGGGATCCGGCGGCGGCGTCGAAGGTGTCCGCAGGTCCGGCGGCGACGTCGAGGGCGTCGGTGGAGCCGGTGCCGGCACCGGGCAGGGCGTCGGTGGCAGTGCCGCGCAGGGCGTCGCGGGGAGTGCCGCGCAGGGCCTCTCCGGCGGTGCTGGGCAGGGCGGTGCCGAGGGCACGGCGCAGGGCGTCGGCGAGGACGCGGACGCGGACGCGGACGCGGACGAGGACGAGGACGAGGACATCATCGAGATCCTCCCCGAGGACGAGCCGCTCGACGACGAGCCCGCCGGCGAGGACCTCGACGAGGAGCCCGTCCGCCCGAGCCTGCTGGCCGACCCGTTCGGTCTCTCGGCGCGCCGCGACGACGGGCCGGGCACCGCGTTCCAGCGTCCCGCGGCGATCTTCGCCCCGCTGTTCCAGGCGCCCGACCCGAGCCAGGCCAAGCCGGCCGCGACGCGGCGGCCCGAGCCGCCGCAGCCGGTCGAGCCCGAGGAGGTCGAGGACCTGGTCGAGGCCGAGGCCGAGGCCGAGGAGAGCGTCGTCGAGGACGAGGCCGACGCCGACACGGGTGAGGAGAACGAGGAGGAAGAGGGCGGCAGCCGCCGTCGCCGGCGCCGCCGTGGCGGCCGCGGGCGCGGCAAGGCGCGCGAGCGCGGCGAGGGCGAGGACGGCGAGGAGACGGACGAGGAGTCCGAGGACGAGCCCGCCGAGGAGCCGGCCGCCCAGGACGACGAGTCCTCCACCTCGCGCCGTCGCCGCCGCCGTCGCCGCCGGGGCACCGAGGAGGGCGCCGAGCCGGTCGGCGACGACCCGCCGAACACGGTGGTGCGCATCCGCGCGCCCCGCTCGGGACGTACGGGGGCGCTGGAGACGGCCACCGACGGCGTGCAGAGCGTGCGCGGCTCGACCCGGCTGGAGGCCAAGAAGCAGCGCCGCCGCGAGGGCCGCGAGCTGGGCCGCAGGCGTCCGCCGATCATCACCGAGTCGGAGTTCCTGGCCCGCCGCGAGTCGGTGGACCGCATGATGGTGGTGCGCCGCCAGGGCGACCGCACGCAGATCGCGGTGCTGGAGGACGGCGTGCTCGTCGAGCACTACGTCAACCGCGAGGCGAGCCAGTCGTACGTGGGCAACGTCTACCTGGGCAAGGTCCAGAACGTGCTGCCGTCGATGGAGGCGGCGTTCGTGGACATCGGCAAGGGCCGCAACGCCGTCCTGTACGCCGGCGAGGTCAACTTCGACACCGCCGGGATGGAGGGCCAGCCGAAGCGCATCGAGTCGGCGTTGAAGTCCGGCCAGTCGGTGCTGGTGCAGGTCACCAAGGACCCGATCGGGCACAAGGGCGCGCGGCTCACCTCGCAGATCAGCCTGCCGGGGCGGTACCTCGTGTACGTGCCCGACGGGTCGATGACCGGCATCAGCCGCAAGCTGCCCGACAAGGAGCGCACGCGGCTCAAGGCCATCCTGAAGAAGGTCATGCCGGAGAACGCGGGCGTCATCGTGCGCACCGCGGCCGAGGGCGCCTCCGAGGACGAGCTGGCCCGCGACGTGGCCCGGCTGTCGGCCCAGTGGGAGAGCATCCAGAAGAAGGCCAAGTCGGCCAGCCCGCCCGAGCTGCTGTCGGCCGAGCCCGACCTCACCATCAGGGTCGTGCGGGACGTCTTCAACGAGGACTTCACGAACCTGGTCGTGCAGGGCGGCGACGCCTGGGACACCGTGGACGACTACGTCAAGTACGTCGCGCCGCACCTGGCCGACCGGTTGTCCCGCTGGGACGACGGCGAGGAGGGCGACGTCTTCGCGGCGTACCGCATCGACGAGCAGCTCGCCAAGGCGCTGGATCGCAAGGTGTGGCTGCCGAGCGGCGGCTCGCTGGTCATCGACCGCACCGAGGCGATGACGGTCGTGGACGTCAACACCGGCAAGTTCACCGGCCAGGGCGGCAACCTGGAGGAGACGGTCACCAGGAACAACCTGGAGGCGGCCGAGGAGATCGTCCGCCAGCTCCGGCTGCGCGACATCGGCGGCATCATCGTGATCGACTTCATCGACATGGTGCTGGAGTCCAACCGGGACCTGGTGCTGCGGCGGCTGCTGGAGTGCCTGGCCCGCGACCGGACCAAGCACCAGGTGGCCGAGGTCACCTCGCTGGGCCTGGTGCAGATGACCCGCAAGCGGGTCGGCCAGGGGCTGCTGGAGGCGTTCTCGACGGCGTGCGACTGCTGCAACGGGCGCGGGCTGATCGTCTCGACCGAGCCGGTCGAGGCCAAGCCGGAGCCGCGGGGCACGCAGGGCAAGATGGCGGTCGAGAAGGCGGTCTCGGACAAGGTTTCCGCCGCCAAGGACTCCGCCAAGCGTGATACCGTGACCGGTGCGCTTGATGACGTCCCTGCTGAGGACGACCAGGCGGGCCAGACTTCCGGCAGGGGGCGGCGACGCTCCCGCCGAGCCAAGTCCGCCGACTAG
- a CDS encoding TIGR03936 family radical SAM-associated protein gives MRYAKRGRLRFTSHRDISRAVERAVRRAGIPVAYSAGFSPHPKISYAGAAPTGVASEAEYLEIGVTAPCDPEQVRSDLDGSLPPGLDVLDVVEAGPGGLADRLEVSDWEVRLPGADRELAEVAVEKFLAAGTVEVERLTKKGPRRFDARGAVLGLTVSEGTERTAAQVQRGPCVILRMVVRHMTPAVRPDDVLTGLRLVADFAPPVPPEVTRLAQGPLDASTGALADPLDLDRDTTRGGEAGPAGEHVGG, from the coding sequence GTGCGTTACGCCAAGCGCGGCCGCCTGCGCTTCACCAGCCACCGCGACATCTCGCGGGCCGTCGAGAGGGCGGTCCGCCGTGCCGGCATTCCGGTGGCCTACAGCGCTGGTTTCTCGCCCCACCCGAAGATCTCCTACGCGGGAGCGGCGCCGACCGGCGTCGCCAGCGAAGCCGAATACCTCGAGATCGGCGTCACCGCGCCGTGCGACCCCGAACAGGTCAGATCCGACCTCGACGGATCGTTGCCGCCGGGGCTCGATGTGCTCGACGTGGTGGAGGCGGGTCCGGGTGGGCTGGCCGACCGCTTGGAGGTCTCCGACTGGGAGGTGCGCCTGCCCGGTGCCGATCGCGAGCTCGCCGAGGTGGCGGTGGAGAAGTTTCTCGCGGCGGGCACCGTGGAGGTCGAACGCCTCACCAAGAAGGGACCCCGCCGCTTCGACGCGCGCGGCGCCGTCCTGGGGCTGACGGTGTCCGAGGGAACAGAAAGAACCGCAGCTCAGGTGCAGAGAGGGCCGTGTGTCATACTGCGCATGGTTGTTCGGCACATGACGCCTGCAGTTCGACCCGACGATGTGCTCACAGGGCTGCGCCTTGTGGCCGACTTCGCGCCGCCGGTTCCCCCCGAGGTGACCAGGCTGGCGCAGGGGCCGCTCGACGCCAGTACCGGTGCGCTTGCCGACCCGCTCGACCTGGACCGCGACACTACGCGCGGCGGCGAGGCGGGACCGGCGGGTGAGCACGTCGGCGGTTGA